One window of the Candidatus Nanopelagicales bacterium genome contains the following:
- a CDS encoding FtsX-like permease family protein codes for MARASARVPLVVQALWWRRGVSLVTLVVAALTVAAAAIAPIYSRAAAESVLRDRLSTAAPEDVGVSVEGTVATGDPTATADALASFPVAGQTPWYPRRILAFGVISQTGVTTPEPAGSRVATQVFWRDDVCAHLVIVDGRCPARAGEIAVSARTSEERPEWSLGARAPLEELPTATVAADGSTTTAPIVGEVVGIYRPRSTADPYWFGRTYFNAHPYTGRGEGPDTVDAFVTDRATFDRLAPSADATVTADYPLDPSAVRLADVPALRGTLGSIRTGPAAEAGYEVRSSLDAVLDSTEQEVALLTVAALVVSVQLALLAAVVLFQVVADTTEARGNEIALAKLRGLPSRSTVLVGLAEPLVLLVAAIPLGLGVAWVTSAAMTRVFLLPGTPVAVPLGAGIAVVLALLGGGTAAALAARRTLTRPVLEQWTSGASVSDRSGRRLLLLDLAVAGTSLAGFALLSTLTPAAAPYASAAADATTGVAGVLVLLAPGLLVVAVALLGVRLVPVVGRLGLRPTRAGRRVGLFLALRQVVRRPAGVRLAALLAVALGLATFAVGAESVATTNRDARAALELGATQVLDVSFERRHDPVEITRRVDPEGRWSMAVAAWLPYGGDVTGTVLGVDSARLDAVARWDAVGSPTSAPDVTARIAPELPPPVTITADAVRVVLEEVSFTGTAPVVTVLVSDDAGYHLLVAGPLVPGTGTYQAAAPCLAGCQLLQIGLDRRHVRDSPFRGRLVYARMDERRDGSWRPVDTGFGVPGAWRPTPLAGIPSPNHLTVRNGQLHDDVATIGSETPSIQHADAPLPLPALATPGSTRQEDPEAPPTMEDSRGRVIPLDLVERPDRLPVVGADGVLVDLGNLRTVALGSETESRWSVWLGDQAPPDAVARLTAAGLLVNSTASIADREGLLSRQGPALSLRLLLVCAAAGAALSAGAVAVAVAVTGRRRSFELAALGAVGVPRRQLMAACVGEQGLLLGAGLLVGVPAGVVAARLSLSLIPQFADPTPALLTLTPGVAPVVILTVVAGVLVAATAWIAGVAVLRASVPARLREADQ; via the coding sequence ATGGCACGAGCGAGTGCCCGGGTGCCGCTGGTGGTCCAGGCGCTGTGGTGGCGTCGCGGCGTCTCGCTGGTCACGCTGGTCGTCGCGGCGCTCACCGTCGCCGCCGCCGCGATCGCGCCGATCTACTCGCGAGCGGCCGCGGAGTCGGTGCTGCGAGACCGGCTCTCGACGGCGGCACCCGAGGACGTCGGAGTCTCCGTCGAGGGGACGGTCGCGACCGGGGACCCGACCGCGACCGCCGACGCGCTCGCGTCGTTCCCCGTGGCCGGGCAGACCCCGTGGTATCCCCGTCGGATCCTGGCATTCGGAGTCATCAGCCAGACCGGTGTGACGACCCCGGAGCCGGCCGGGAGTCGCGTCGCCACGCAGGTGTTCTGGCGCGACGACGTGTGCGCGCACCTCGTCATCGTCGACGGGCGGTGCCCAGCCCGGGCCGGGGAGATCGCCGTGAGCGCGCGCACGTCGGAGGAGCGGCCCGAGTGGTCCCTCGGCGCCAGGGCGCCGCTGGAGGAGCTGCCCACCGCCACGGTCGCCGCGGACGGCAGCACCACGACGGCGCCGATCGTGGGCGAGGTGGTGGGCATCTACCGGCCCCGCTCGACGGCCGACCCCTACTGGTTCGGACGCACCTACTTCAACGCCCACCCCTACACCGGCCGCGGCGAGGGTCCCGACACCGTGGACGCCTTCGTCACCGACCGGGCGACCTTCGACCGGCTCGCACCGTCCGCGGATGCCACGGTGACCGCGGACTACCCGCTCGACCCGTCCGCCGTCCGGCTGGCCGACGTCCCTGCCCTGCGCGGCACTCTCGGGTCGATCCGCACGGGGCCCGCGGCGGAGGCCGGGTACGAGGTGCGCAGCAGCCTCGACGCGGTGCTCGACAGCACCGAGCAGGAGGTCGCCCTGCTCACCGTCGCGGCACTCGTGGTGTCCGTCCAGCTCGCGCTGCTCGCCGCGGTCGTCCTCTTCCAGGTGGTCGCCGACACCACCGAGGCACGGGGCAACGAGATCGCCCTGGCCAAGCTGCGTGGGCTGCCGTCGCGCTCCACGGTGCTGGTGGGCCTCGCCGAACCGCTGGTGCTCCTCGTGGCCGCCATCCCGCTCGGCCTCGGCGTGGCCTGGGTCACGAGCGCGGCGATGACGCGGGTGTTCCTGCTGCCCGGTACGCCCGTCGCTGTCCCCCTGGGTGCGGGGATCGCCGTGGTGCTGGCGCTCCTCGGCGGAGGGACGGCCGCGGCGCTGGCCGCGCGCAGGACGCTCACCCGCCCGGTGCTCGAGCAGTGGACCTCGGGTGCCTCCGTGTCGGACCGGTCCGGCCGACGCCTGCTGCTCCTGGACCTCGCCGTGGCCGGCACGTCGCTGGCCGGCTTCGCGCTGCTCTCGACCCTGACACCCGCGGCCGCGCCCTACGCGAGCGCCGCCGCCGACGCGACCACGGGAGTGGCCGGAGTCCTCGTGCTGCTGGCGCCGGGCCTGTTGGTGGTCGCGGTCGCCCTCCTCGGGGTCCGCCTGGTCCCCGTGGTGGGGCGTCTGGGTCTGCGACCCACCCGGGCGGGTCGCCGGGTCGGGCTGTTCCTGGCGCTGCGGCAGGTCGTCCGGCGACCCGCCGGCGTCCGCCTGGCCGCTCTCCTGGCGGTCGCCCTGGGCCTGGCGACCTTCGCGGTCGGTGCGGAGTCGGTCGCGACCACCAACCGGGATGCGCGCGCGGCACTGGAGCTCGGCGCGACGCAGGTGCTCGACGTGTCCTTCGAGCGACGCCACGACCCGGTCGAGATCACCCGCCGGGTCGATCCCGAGGGTCGCTGGTCGATGGCGGTGGCCGCGTGGCTGCCCTACGGCGGCGACGTGACGGGGACGGTCCTGGGGGTCGACAGTGCCCGGCTGGACGCGGTGGCCCGGTGGGATGCCGTGGGCTCGCCGACCAGTGCGCCGGACGTGACCGCGCGGATCGCCCCGGAGCTCCCCCCTCCGGTGACCATCACCGCGGACGCCGTGCGCGTCGTCCTGGAGGAGGTGAGCTTCACCGGAACCGCACCGGTCGTCACCGTCCTGGTCTCCGACGACGCGGGCTACCACCTGCTCGTCGCCGGCCCGCTGGTCCCGGGAACGGGGACCTACCAGGCGGCGGCGCCCTGCCTCGCCGGCTGCCAGCTGTTGCAGATCGGCCTGGACCGGCGGCATGTCAGGGACTCCCCGTTCCGCGGGCGGCTGGTCTACGCCCGCATGGACGAGCGTCGGGACGGCAGCTGGCGACCCGTCGACACCGGCTTCGGCGTTCCGGGCGCGTGGCGGCCCACCCCGCTGGCGGGGATCCCGTCGCCGAACCACCTGACCGTCAGGAACGGCCAGCTGCACGACGACGTCGCGACGATCGGCAGCGAGACGCCCTCGATCCAGCATGCGGACGCGCCGCTGCCCCTGCCGGCCCTGGCCACACCCGGCTCGACGCGCCAGGAGGACCCCGAGGCGCCGCCGACGATGGAGGACTCGCGCGGCCGTGTCATCCCGCTGGACCTCGTGGAGCGCCCCGACCGGTTGCCGGTCGTCGGGGCTGACGGCGTCCTGGTCGACCTCGGGAACCTCAGGACGGTGGCCCTGGGCAGCGAGACCGAGTCCCGCTGGTCGGTGTGGCTCGGCGACCAGGCACCACCCGATGCGGTCGCACGACTCACCGCCGCCGGGCTCCTCGTCAACTCGACCGCGTCGATCGCCGACCGCGAGGGGCTGCTGAGCCGGCAGGGGCCGGCGCTGTCCCTGCGGCTCCTGCTGGTCTGCGCAGCCGCCGGCGCGGCGCTCTCGGCCGGAGCGGTGGCCGTCGCGGTGGCCGTGACCGGGCGTCGTCGGTCGTTCGAACTCGCGGCGCTGGGTGCCGTCGGGGTGCCCCGCCGGCAGTTGATGGCGGCATGCGTGGGCGAGCAGGGCCTCCTGCTCGGTGCCGGCCTGCTCGTGGGCGTTCCGGCCGGGGTCGTCGCCGCGCGGCTGTCGCTGTCGCTGATCCCGCAGTTCGCCGATCCCACTCCCGCCCTGCTCACCCTGACACCCGGGGTCGCACCGGTGGTCATCCTGACCGTGGTGGCCGGGGTACTCGTCGCCGCCACCGCCTGGATCGCGGGTGTGGCAGTGCTGCGCGCGTCCGTCCCGGCTCGCCTTCGGGAGGCCGACCAGTGA
- a CDS encoding ABC transporter ATP-binding protein: MGTDEDGAQAATLVALDDVSLEVAAGESVAVLGPSGSGKSTLMSILAGLLRPTSGRLLIGGDDVSAMSQRDLLRLRAHGVGVILQNPARNLLAYATVLDNIRFAQRGVRRPRRGQLPDPLSLLDRLGLADFAERRAGRLSGGEQQRLAVAIGLANAPGLVLADEPTSQLDAANREAVVALLGRATGEFGTTLVAVTHDPEVAAALGRTVHIVQGRLSEDPPRAGRPTGPLEDAP, from the coding sequence ATGGGAACGGACGAGGACGGCGCGCAGGCGGCGACCCTGGTCGCCCTCGACGACGTGAGCCTGGAGGTCGCGGCCGGCGAGAGCGTCGCGGTCCTCGGGCCTTCCGGTTCCGGGAAGTCGACGCTGATGTCGATCCTGGCGGGCCTCCTGCGACCCACCTCGGGCCGGCTACTCATCGGCGGCGACGACGTGAGCGCGATGTCACAGCGGGACCTGCTGCGGCTGCGCGCGCACGGCGTCGGGGTGATCCTGCAGAACCCGGCGCGCAACCTGCTCGCGTACGCCACCGTGCTGGACAACATCCGTTTCGCCCAGCGTGGGGTCCGGCGCCCCCGCAGGGGCCAGCTTCCCGACCCTCTCTCCCTGCTGGACCGCCTGGGCCTCGCCGACTTCGCCGAGCGCCGCGCCGGCCGGCTGTCCGGCGGGGAGCAGCAGCGCCTGGCCGTCGCGATCGGCCTGGCGAACGCGCCGGGCCTCGTGCTGGCCGACGAGCCGACCAGCCAGTTGGACGCCGCCAACCGGGAGGCCGTCGTGGCGCTGCTGGGCAGGGCGACGGGCGAGTTCGGCACCACGCTGGTGGCCGTGACGCATGATCCGGAGGTGGCAGCGGCGCTCGGACGGACGGTGCACATCGTCCAGGGCCGTCTGTCCGAGGACCCCCCGAGGGCTGGACGCCCGACCGGCCCGCTCGAGGACGCGCCATGA